In one Solidesulfovibrio fructosivorans JJ] genomic region, the following are encoded:
- a CDS encoding D-sedoheptulose 7-phosphate isomerase has protein sequence MSETTLRLIAAYTEEANALRARFFAENAALVDKAARTMAVALAKGGKILFCGNGGSAADAQHLAAEFVNRFELERPPLPAMALTTDTSILTAIGNDYGFDLVFAKQVQALAQPGDVVVGISTSGNSPDVLAALRAAREKGCVTMGLAGRNGAIVPLCDLALLVPHERTALIQEVHIAIGHLLCKLTDHYLFEAVVELGPYLDAG, from the coding sequence ATGTCGGAAACAACGTTACGGCTGATCGCCGCCTATACCGAGGAAGCGAACGCCCTGCGCGCGCGTTTTTTTGCCGAAAACGCGGCCCTTGTCGACAAGGCTGCCCGCACCATGGCCGTGGCCCTGGCCAAGGGCGGCAAAATTCTTTTTTGCGGCAACGGCGGCTCGGCCGCCGACGCCCAGCATCTGGCCGCCGAGTTCGTCAACCGGTTCGAGCTGGAGCGCCCGCCCCTGCCGGCCATGGCCTTGACCACCGATACGTCCATACTTACCGCTATAGGCAACGATTACGGCTTCGACCTGGTTTTCGCCAAACAAGTCCAGGCCCTGGCCCAGCCCGGCGACGTGGTGGTCGGCATCTCCACCTCCGGCAACAGCCCCGACGTGCTCGCGGCGTTGCGGGCGGCCCGGGAAAAAGGCTGCGTCACCATGGGGCTCGCCGGCCGCAACGGGGCCATCGTGCCGCTTTGCGACCTGGCCCTGCTCGTGCCCCACGAACGCACGGCGCTCATCCAGGAAGTCCATATCGCCATCGGCCATCTGCTGTGCAAGTTGACCGACCATTACCTTTTCGAGGCCGTGGTGGAACTCGGCCCCTATCTCGACGCGGGATAA
- the thrB gene encoding homoserine kinase, which produces MQPPLLGRISDERCVSLIGMAGAGKTTLATLLARHLGWASLDTDRLIEATTGERLADLLTRLGLAGFLRLEEDVVAGLGVKRCVVATGGSVVYCPRAVARLRACGPVVYLSIDLPTFLARVGDPGARAFVVPEGMTLADVYAERQPLYAAAADVTVTSCGVTPEACVEEILKGIAS; this is translated from the coding sequence ATGCAACCACCTTTACTTGGCCGAATATCGGATGAGCGCTGCGTAAGCCTCATCGGCATGGCCGGGGCGGGCAAAACCACCCTGGCGACGCTGCTTGCCCGGCATCTGGGCTGGGCCAGTCTCGACACCGACCGCCTCATCGAGGCCACCACCGGCGAACGTCTGGCCGATCTGCTCACGCGCCTGGGGCTTGCCGGCTTTTTGCGTCTGGAAGAGGATGTGGTGGCCGGGCTCGGCGTCAAGCGGTGCGTGGTGGCCACGGGCGGCTCCGTCGTGTACTGCCCCCGGGCCGTGGCCCGGCTGCGCGCCTGCGGGCCGGTGGTCTATCTTTCCATCGACCTGCCCACGTTTCTTGCCCGGGTGGGCGATCCCGGGGCGCGCGCCTTTGTCGTGCCGGAAGGGATGACCCTTGCCGACGTCTATGCCGAGCGCCAGCCGCTTTACGCGGCGGCGGCCGATGTGACCGTGACCAGCTGCGGCGTCACGCCCGAGGCGTGCGTCGAGGAAATACTCAAAGGAATCGCTTCGTGA
- a CDS encoding FmdB family zinc ribbon protein, with product MPIYEYTCQKCGNQFEEIVSSSATECPPCPKCASNDTKKLMSSCRTRTGAGQTGARTATSSSGGGCAGCSGGSCATCH from the coding sequence ATGCCCATCTATGAATACACCTGCCAGAAGTGCGGGAACCAGTTCGAGGAAATCGTCTCCAGCTCGGCAACCGAATGTCCGCCCTGCCCGAAGTGCGCCTCGAACGACACCAAAAAACTCATGTCCTCCTGCCGCACCCGCACCGGCGCCGGCCAGACCGGCGCGCGCACGGCCACGTCCTCCTCGGGCGGCGGCTGTGCCGGCTGCTCCGGCGGCAGCTGCGCCACTTGCCACTGA